One part of the Salmo salar chromosome ssa10, Ssal_v3.1, whole genome shotgun sequence genome encodes these proteins:
- the LOC123724563 gene encoding phosphatidylinositol phosphatase PTPRQ, translated as MPSDSRIDGYVIRYKEVCPYPDPAFKEVTKHLDIPETLLNLFLPGSTYNIKVAAENSAGIGPYSKSLYIKTAEAPPGLVTNLTAFAENHTFVVVTWLLPLRINGLITKFAVKAKHARTGQTVRILELDAEDIMTGALPHCNDAADILSRGTPSPSEVTALTASSPPVTLSAVPPAATWAVPISVGVDQLRPYTAYVFEVSAFTSDGEGQVASTMVRMPESAPEDPPHNLLVWNVTSKSVSVSWDPPTIVTGRFSYVIYLYGPTGFIYENSTGDLRFVYSGLTPYTRYRVAVRAKSAGLLGPEAFTAVLTPAEAPSAVQALQAVAVDSVSVRVSWRSPAQPNGLITQYRLLVLSDNTLLQDITLTGTQDLNYTDLLGDGTFAAVSPDHSRRADLFPLPNHLTPGHTPPWLTAHSQPGQLTSGKHHLSTRSAPAATGHLQTYLFTRAAASSTPGRVYVRDKVIDMQAKELSYLVSGLSPFTDYTFTVTAATAIGEGPATRVTEKTREQVPSSVVGVSYQNVSSTSILVSWTPPLNPNGRITHYTLYGLNLHSNRALQRITHNTSILLTGLEKYTGYKLRVAASTAVGEGSLSDLDNIFAVTPEDEPDSPPVGLTVVDTSPSTTTLSWSPPERANGVIQQYEVLYENQSYVAVLNSSVPRVTLTGLRPFSYYNVSVRAYTRIGHGNHTSDTLTMLSGEDVPGSPSYGLSYVSVSSNEVNVTWEHPLVPNGVITHYSLELRNSSHFLNLTTPINHAQITHLRKFAQYTLVVKAHTRIGSGNHSSDPLNITTLEDVPSDPVHNLSAQIFSSTAIIVSWDPPMEPNGRPFYLLTLQEAGHPLTTKPLNPLTQTATPRTPHFPSSAPVLVSSRNLSSSSVSVVWQRPLEANGEITEYSLTLFGPGGSNTTHTPNTTLTLTQLLPYTAYNLSITAATRKGSGPPLLLMLSDVSSRNLSLYNHTAVSVWLTWEPSLEPNGVVTHYGFRILENNTNTLTYQNSTGPWTEGQLSGIRPHSSYEISVFSYTRVGHGDQYSTPVSFTTNESVSEVVGNLSCSGLSWDSVFLHWEPPANPNGLILYYQVQVDTRSQAYIHQADTNHYTVSGLAPDAEFIFTVKAVNSAGPGDQITCNAYTHPDSWCPRFLSVSEATATSVTLQWAPPLSAPGMLTEYRITVQLLSPDCQSDTPLAEATPLPEPTPALAPGCVDQDVLVSVNGSDGGKGNRSITLQSLAKYRLYRFRITALTNAGPGPHTPWRYTHTLPGNPDAPPSDLSVTTSSNSLRIQWQLPDVLTGPTSYLIDVLSLDSQGINLSVVRGPEELRIVVVSNLTAFTRYSVTVTAFTGPLENARRDGKATEPTVIRTMEEEPRDPPKNVTLQVIPEEVTRVFVTFAPPEEPNGNISSYTVLVYRQGQLEMTINHLNVVRNNNRTLTAVIDGLKGGHNYSIRIAAVNGAGLSPPSSEVRITTGIIAPAKPIQRPQAVLDRGGVAMVTSRSIIVHMPACFYSDDNGPISSIQIIVSESGVMDSRNITNWKIAFFSRPAPYLTDNGFPNPLCVRDGESRDTHTQTSRHNNSQIRHRIVRDRVLDRRDHQEDHYVIGEEGNCLTEEYSNTLCNGPLKPNTVYVFKFRATNIQGQYTDSDYSEHIRTAVNGLLTRDEQIILGVLLSFFLAVLLIIIIYASVRIRQRQKEGGTYSPREAEIIETKFKLDQMIAVADLELKEEKLHRLLSYRKSLKPVNKKSFLQHVEDLCANENAKFQEEFAELPKLLHDLATSDADLPWNRSTNRFTNIKPYNNNRVKLLSEPGLPGSDYINASFISGYLCPSEFIATQGPLPGTVADFWRMIWETRTQTIAMLTQCYEKGRIRCHQYWPEDNKPVTVFGDIIITKLTEDVYPDWTIRALKVERHGDFMVVHHFNYTSWPEHGVPESSTTLIQFVRAIRANRHENTTIVVHCSAGVGRTGVFIALDHLIQHVSDHDFVDIYGLVAELRSERMCMVQNLAQYMFLHQSTLDLLNSKGNSQSIWFVNYSALEKMDSLDAMEGDVELEWEETTM; from the exons GTTGCAGCAGAAAACTCTGCTGGTATTGGACCCTATAGCAAGTCTCTGTACATCAAAACTGCTGAGGCTC CCCCAGGCCTGGTGACTAACCTGACAGCGTTTGCTGAGAACCACACGTTTGTAGTGGTCACTTGGCTCCTGCCACTCCGCATCAACGGTCTGATCACCAAGTTTGCGGTCAAAGCCAAACACGCTCGTACTGGTCAGACCGTCCGCATACTGGAGCTGGATGCTGAGGACATCATGACCGGAGCGCTACCACACTGCAAT gatgcaGCAGACATCCTGTCTCGTGGAACCCCCAGTCCGTCAGAGGTGACAGCTCTGACAGCGTCCtctcctcccgtcaccctgtcAGCCGTCCCGCCCGCCGCCACCTGGGCCGTACCAATATCCGTAGGGGTGGACCAGCTGCGACCTTACACAGCATACGTCTTCGAAGTGTCTGCTTTCACCTCCGACGGAGAGGGACAGGTCGCCTCCACCATGGTCCGCATGCCTGAGTcag CCCCAGAGGACCCTCCACACAACCTGTTGGTATGGAACGTGACGTCTAAGTCAGTCTCTGTCTCCTGGGATCCTCCAACCATCGTTACCGGACGTTTCAGCTACGTTATCTATCTCTATGGCCCCACAg GGTTTATCTATGAGAACAGCACAGGGGACCTGAGGTTTGTGTACTCTGGTCTGACACCCTACACACGCTACAGAGTGGCGGTGCGGGCCaagtctgctggcctgctggggCCTGAGGCCTTTACTGCTGTACTGACACCTGCTGagg ctcCCAGTGCAGTGCAGGCTCTGCAGGCAGTAGCAGTAGACTCTGTGTCAGTGCGTGTGAGTTGGAGAAGTCCTGCCCAACCCAACGGTCTGATCACACAGTACAGACTCCTGGTTCTGTCTGACAACACACTGCTGCAGGACATCACCCTTACTGGAACACAG GATCTAAATTACACTGATCTCCTTGGTGATGGAACGTTCGCTGCAGTTAGCCCTGACCACTCTCGCCGGGC ggacctcttccctctccctaacCACCTCACCCCCGGCCACACCCCTCCCTGGCTCACTGCCCACTCACAGCCCGGCCAGCTCACCTCTGGCAAGCACCACCTCTCCACCCGCTCTGCACCTGCAGCCACTGGACACCTCCAGACATACCTCTTCACCAGGGCTGCTGCCTCCAGCACCCCAGGAA GAGTGTATGTGAGGGACAAGGTCATAGACATGCAGGCTAAGGAGCTGTCTTACTTAGTCTCTGGTCTCAGTCCCTTCACTGACTACACCTTCACTGTTACTGCGGCTACTGCTATTGGAGAGGGACCTGCAACACGTGTCACTGAGAAGACTCGCGAACAGG TTCCTAGCTCAGTGGTGGGAGTGTCCTATCAGAATGTTAGCTCCACCTCTATCCTGGTCAGCTGGACTCCGCCCCTCAACCCCAATGGACGAATCACACACTACACTCTCTACGGACTCAACTTACACAGCAACCGGGCCCTGCAGAGAATTACACACAACACCAGCATACTgctcacag ggctGGAGAAGTATACAGGTTATAAGCTGCGAGTGGCTGCATCTACTGCTGTAGGAGAGGGCTCTCTGTCTGACCTAGACAATATTTTCGCTGTCACACCCGAGGATg aacCTGACTCCCCTCCTGTAGGGTTAACAGTGGTAGACACttctccctccaccaccaccctctCTTGGTCGCCCCCGGAGAGAGCCAATGGGGTGATCCAACAGTATGAGGTCCTGTACGAGAACCAATCGTATGTGGCAGTGTTGAACAGCTCTGTCCCCAGAGTGACTCTGACAGGGCTAAGGCCGTTTTCATACTATAATGTCTCTGTCAGAGCATACACACGCATCGGACATGGGAACCACACCTCAGACACACTCACTATGCTGTCTGGGGAGGACg TCCCGGGTAGTCCTTCCTACGGCCTGTCCTACGTGTCTGTCAGTTCCAATGAGGTGAACGTGACGTGGGAGCACCCCCTGGTGCCTAACGGAGTTATCACACATTACAG ccTTGAGCTGCGAAACTCCTCCCACTTCCTCAACCTGACCACACCCATCAACCACGCCCAGATCACACACCTGAGGAAGTTTGCGCAATACACTCTGGTGGTGAAGGCACACACACGTATTGGCTCCGGAAACCACAGCAGTGACCCTCTCAACATCACCACTCTGGAGGACG TGCCCAGTGATCCGGTCCACAACCTCAGTGCTCAGATCTTCAGTTCTACGGCCATCATAGTAAGCTGGGACCCCCCTATGGAACCCAACGGACGCCCCTTCTACCTGCTCACCCTGCAGGAGGCTGGACACCCACTTACCACTAAACCGCTGAACCCCCTAACCCAAACAGCAACCCCGCGGACCCCCCACT tccCCAGTTCAGCTCCAGTGCTGGTGTCCAGTAGGAACCTGTCGTCCTCCTCAGTGTCTGTGGTGTGGCAGCGCCCCCTGGAGGCCAACGGAGAGATAACCGAGTATTCCCTCACCCTGTTCGGCCCTGGAGgctccaacaccacacacacccccaacacCACCCTCACACTCACACAGCTGCTGCCCTACACAGCCTACAACCTCTCCATCACCGCAGCCACCCGCAAGGGCTCCGGACCCCCGCTACTACTGATGCT GTCCGATGTCTCCTCCCGGAACCTGTCTCTGTATAACCATACAGCCGTCTCTGTGTGGCTGACCTGGGAACCCTCTCTGGAACCCAACGGTGTGGTAACACACTACGGCTTCAGGATCCTGgagaacaacacaaacacactcacttaccag aACTCTACAGGTCCATGGACAGAAGGACAGCTGAGTGGGATCCGGCCTCACAGTTCCTATGAGATCAGTGTGTTTAGCTACACCAGAGTGGGTCATGGAGACCAGTACAGCACTCCTGTGTCCTTCACAACCAACGAATCAG TGTCGGAGGTGGTGGGTAACTTGTCCTGCTCTGGTCTGAGCTGGGACTCTGTGTTTCTACACTGGGAGCCTCCAGCCAACCCCAATGGACTCATCCTGTACTACCAGGTCCAGGTGGACACACGCTCACAGGCATACATACACCAGGCTGACACAAACCATTATACGGTTAGCGGGCTGGCGCCGGACGCAGAATTCATATTCACAGTGAAGGCTGTCAACTCTGCCGGCCCAGGAGACCAGATCACCTGTAATGCCTACACACACCCCGa TTCCTGGTGTCCTCGCTTCCTGAGTGTGTCAGAGGCCACAGCCACCAGCGTGACGCTCCAATgggctcctcccctctctgctccGGGCATGCTCACTGAGTACCGCATCACCGTGCAGCTGCTGTCACCCGACTGCCAGTCTGACACACCCCTAGCTGAGGCCACACCCCTGCCAGAGCCGACCCCTGCCCTCGCTCCAGGCTGCGTGGATCAGGAT GTGTTGGTGTCAGTGAATGGTTCTGATGGTGGCAAGGGCAACAGGAGCATCACTCTACAGTCTCTGGCCAAGTACCGCCTCTACCGCTTCAGAATCACAGCCCTTACGAATGCTGGGCCAGGACCACACACACCctggagatacacacacacactgcctggga ACCCTGATGCCCCTCCCAGTGACCTGTCAGTGACCACGTCCTCCAACAGCCTCCGTATCCAATGGCAGCTCCCAGATGTGCTCACCGGCCCCACCTCCTACCTCATAGACGTCCTCTCT CTGGATAGCCAGGGGATAAACCTGTCTGTAGTCCGCGGTCCAGAGGAGCTGAGGATTGTAGTTGTGTCAAACCTGACTGCCTTCACTCGCTACTCTGTGACCGTGACCGCCTTCACTGGACCACTGGAGAACGCACGGCGGGACGGAAAGGCCACTGAGCCCACTGTCATCAGAACAATGGAGGAAG agcCCAGGGATCCTCCTAAGAACGTGACCCTGCAGGTGATTCCGGAGGAAGTGACCCGTGTGTTTGTGACCTTTGCCCCCCCTGAGGAACCCAATGGGAACATAAGTTCCTACACAGTGCTTGTCTACCGCCAGGGCCAGCTAGAGATGACCATTAACCACCTCAATGTGGTCAGAAATAACAACCGCACTCTGACCGCAGTCATCGACGGGCTGAAGGGAGGCCACAACTATAGTATACGG atagcAGCAGTAAACGGAGCAGGTTTAAGCCCACCCAGTTCAGAGGTTCGGATCACTACTGGAATCATAG ctcctGCCAAGCCCATCCAGAGACCCCAGGCTGTGCTGGACCGAGGAGGAGTTGCCATGGTAACCTCCAGGAGCATCATTGTTCACATGCCAGCCTGTTTCTACAGCGATGACAATGGACCAATCAGCAGCATCCAGATCATCGTGTCAGAATCTGGGG tgatgGACAGCAGGAACATAACCAACTGGAAGATTGCATTCTTCTCTCGTCCCGCCCCTTACTTGACTGACAATGGCTTCCCCAACCCACTCTGTGTGAGGGACGGCGAaagcagggacacacacacacaaaccagcagACACAACAACTCACAAATTAGACACAGAATTGTGAGGGACAGGGTGCTGGACCGTAGAGACCACCAGGAAGACCACTATGTTATCGGAGAGGAGGGCAACTGTCTGACTGAGGAGTACAGTAACACACTCTGTAACGGACCCCTCAAACCAAACACTGTCTACGT GTTTAAGTTCCGAGCCACCAACATCCAAGGCCAGTACACAGACTCTGACTACTCTGAGCATATCAGAACCGCAG TGAATGGGTTGTTGACCAGAGATGAACAGATCATTCTGGgagttctcctctccttcttcctggcCGTgctactcatcatcatcatctatgcCTCTGTCAG GATCCGTCAGCGTCAGAAGGAGGGAGGGACCTATTCTCCCCGGGAGGCGGAGATTATAGAGACCAAGTTTAAACTGGATCAGATGATCGCTGTGGCCGACCTGGAGCTGAAGGAAGAGAAGCTACaccg ACTTCTCAGCTACAGAAAGTCTCTCAA gccgGTCAATAAGAAGTCTTTTCTGCAGCATGTAGAGGATCTGTGTGCCAACGAGAACGCCAAGTTCCAGGAAGAGTTTGCA GAGCTACCCAAACTGCTGCACGACCTGGCTACATCAGACGCTGACCTTCCCTGGAACAGATCCACGAACCGCTTCACTAACATCAAACCCT acaacAACAACCGTGTTAAGCTGCTGTCTGAACCTGGCTTGCCTGGATCTGACTACATCAACGCTAGCTTCATCTCA GGCTATCTGTGTCCCAGTGAGTTCATAGCGACCCAGGGTCCTCTCCCCGGTACTGTGGCTGACTTCTGGAGGATGATATGGGAGACTCGCACACAAACCATTGCTATGCTCACACAGTGCTATGAGAAAGGAAGG atccgGTGTCACCAGTACTGGCCAGAAGATAATAAGCCGGTGACAGTATTTGgggacatcatcatcaccaagtTGACAGAGGACGTCTATCCTGACTGGACCATCAGAGCTCTCAAAGTGGAGAGg caTGGGGACTTCATGGTGGTTCACCACTTCAACTACACCTCCTGGCCAGAGCATGGTGTACCAGAGTCCAGCACCACACTCATACAGTTTGTTCGAGCCATCAGAGCCAACAGGCATGAGAACACCACTATAGTGGTGCACTGCAGTGCTGGTGTAGGCAGGACAGGAGTGTTTATAGCGCTGGACCACCTAATTCAACACGTCAGTGATCACGACTTTGTGGACATCTACGGTCTGGTGGCTGAACTACGCAGTGAGAGGATGTGTATGGTGCAGAACCTG GCCCAGTATATGTTCCTACACCAGAGTACTCTGGACCTGCTGAACAGTAAAGGAAACAGCCAGTCCATCTGGTTCGTTAACTACTCTGCTCTTGAGAAGATGGACTCACTGGATGCTATGGAGG GTGATGTTGAACTGGAATGGGAGGAGACTACCATGTAA